Proteins from one Shewanella pealeana ATCC 700345 genomic window:
- the ppsA gene encoding phosphoenolpyruvate synthase, whose product MQQYVLWYQELGMGDVNKVGGKNASLGEMISNLSNAGVQVPGGFATTSFAFNEFLEQSGLNQKIYEILETLDVDDVKALATAGAQIRQWVIDTPFHPEFEQAVREAYDKLSSETTDASFAVRSSATAEDMPDASFAGQQETFLNVKGYDAVLEATKHVFASLFNDRAISYRVHQGYDHKGVALSAGIQRMVRSDKAASGVMFTMDTESGNNDVVFITSSFGLGEMVVQGAVNPDEFYVHKPTLVAGHKAVVRRNIGSKLIQMVYSDDESHGKQVKIEDIAADKRREFSINDAEVQELAKQAMTIEKHYGRPMDIEWAKDGNDGKLYIVQARPETVRSREDVQLIERYHLKTQGDVVCEGRAIGHKIGKGVAKVLKSIEDMDQIQPGDVLVTDMTDPDWEPIMKRASAIVTNRGGRTCHAAIIARELGVPAVVGCGDVTERIQNGQEVTVSCAEGDTGFIYNGLQDFEVISSRVDSMPELPMKITMNVGNPDRAFDFARLPNEGVGLARLEFIINRMIGIHPKALLEFNDQTAELQQEIHEMIAGYESPVEYYVARLVEGIATIGSAFHPKKVIVRMSDFKSNEYANLVGGERYEPEEENPMLGFRGASRYISESFRDCFALECEAIKRVRNDMGLKNVEIMIPFVRTLDEAAQVIELLKEQGLERGKDGLRVIMMCELPSNALLAEQFLEHFDGFSIGSNDLTQLTLGLDRDSGIISHLFDERNEAVKALLALAIKAAKAKGAYVGICGQGPSDHPDFAAWLVEQGIDTVSLNPDTVIDTWLYLAEAHG is encoded by the coding sequence GTGCAGCAATACGTACTCTGGTATCAAGAATTAGGCATGGGCGATGTTAACAAGGTAGGCGGTAAAAACGCTTCTCTTGGTGAGATGATTAGCAACCTATCAAACGCAGGCGTTCAAGTACCTGGTGGATTTGCGACAACATCTTTTGCGTTCAATGAATTTCTTGAACAAAGTGGACTTAACCAGAAGATATACGAAATTCTAGAAACGCTAGATGTAGATGACGTGAAAGCACTCGCTACAGCCGGTGCACAGATTAGACAGTGGGTTATCGACACCCCATTCCACCCAGAATTTGAGCAAGCGGTTCGTGAAGCCTACGACAAGCTTAGCTCTGAAACAACTGATGCTTCTTTTGCGGTTCGCTCTTCAGCGACAGCAGAAGATATGCCTGACGCATCATTTGCTGGCCAACAAGAAACTTTCCTTAACGTTAAGGGTTATGATGCCGTTTTAGAAGCAACTAAGCATGTATTTGCTTCTTTGTTTAATGACCGTGCAATTTCATACCGTGTTCACCAAGGATATGACCATAAAGGCGTCGCACTGTCTGCTGGTATTCAGCGCATGGTGCGTTCAGACAAAGCTGCTTCTGGTGTTATGTTCACTATGGACACTGAGTCTGGCAACAATGACGTAGTATTTATTACTTCTTCATTTGGTCTAGGTGAAATGGTTGTTCAAGGCGCGGTTAACCCTGACGAGTTTTATGTTCATAAGCCAACACTAGTTGCAGGTCATAAAGCGGTTGTACGCCGTAACATCGGTAGCAAGCTTATCCAAATGGTTTATTCAGACGATGAATCACACGGCAAGCAAGTTAAGATTGAAGATATTGCAGCAGATAAGCGCCGCGAGTTCTCAATTAACGATGCTGAAGTACAAGAGCTTGCTAAGCAGGCTATGACCATCGAGAAGCATTACGGTCGTCCAATGGACATCGAATGGGCTAAAGACGGTAACGACGGTAAGTTGTATATCGTACAGGCTCGTCCTGAAACTGTTCGTTCTCGTGAAGATGTGCAGCTAATCGAACGTTACCACCTTAAGACTCAAGGTGATGTTGTTTGTGAGGGTCGTGCAATTGGTCATAAGATTGGTAAAGGTGTCGCTAAGGTACTTAAGTCAATCGAAGATATGGATCAAATCCAACCAGGTGACGTGTTAGTTACTGACATGACTGACCCTGATTGGGAGCCAATCATGAAGCGCGCAAGCGCTATCGTTACTAACCGTGGTGGCCGTACTTGTCACGCTGCAATTATCGCACGTGAACTTGGTGTACCAGCAGTTGTTGGTTGTGGCGATGTAACCGAGCGTATCCAAAATGGCCAAGAAGTAACAGTTTCTTGTGCCGAAGGTGACACAGGCTTTATTTACAATGGTCTACAAGACTTTGAAGTGATTTCATCACGTGTAGATTCAATGCCTGAATTGCCAATGAAGATCACTATGAACGTGGGTAACCCAGACAGAGCATTTGACTTTGCTCGTCTTCCTAACGAAGGTGTTGGTCTTGCGCGTCTTGAGTTCATCATCAATCGCATGATCGGTATTCACCCTAAAGCATTGCTTGAGTTCAACGACCAGACTGCTGAGTTACAACAAGAGATCCACGAAATGATCGCGGGTTACGAGTCACCAGTAGAATACTACGTGGCACGTCTTGTTGAAGGTATTGCAACGATTGGTTCAGCTTTCCATCCAAAGAAAGTGATTGTGCGTATGTCTGACTTTAAGTCAAACGAATATGCAAACTTGGTTGGTGGTGAGCGTTACGAGCCAGAAGAAGAAAACCCAATGCTGGGCTTCCGTGGTGCAAGCCGTTACATCTCAGAATCGTTCCGTGATTGTTTTGCGCTAGAGTGTGAAGCGATTAAGCGTGTTCGTAACGATATGGGTCTGAAGAATGTTGAAATCATGATCCCATTCGTTCGTACCCTAGACGAAGCGGCGCAAGTGATTGAGCTTCTTAAAGAGCAAGGTCTAGAGCGCGGTAAAGACGGTCTACGCGTCATTATGATGTGTGAGCTGCCTTCAAATGCACTACTTGCTGAGCAGTTCCTTGAGCACTTCGATGGTTTCTCTATCGGCTCTAACGATTTAACTCAGTTGACTCTTGGTCTTGATCGAGATTCAGGCATCATCAGTCATCTATTCGATGAGCGTAATGAAGCGGTTAAAGCGTTACTTGCTCTAGCAATTAAAGCCGCTAAAGCTAAAGGTGCTTACGTTGGTATTTGTGGCCAAGGCCCATCAGACCACCCTGACTTTGCAGCTTGGTTGGTTGAGCAAGGCATCGACACTGTATCGCTAAACCCTGATACAGTTATCGATACTTGGTTATACCTAGCTGAAGCACACGGATAA
- the ppsR gene encoding posphoenolpyruvate synthetase regulatory kinase/phosphorylase PpsR, which yields MLRKVFYISDGTAITAEVFGHAVLSQFPLEFDALTIPFVETQEKAEAVKAQINDCFITTGERPLVFHSIVKAEIRDIIYSSEGLDYDFLNTFVAPLEKQLGVAAAPALHRTHGKANESYEARIDAINYAMENDDGQTMKHMDKADLILLGVSRCGKTPSSLYLSMQFGIKAANYPFTEDDMDNLKLPEALKRNKHKLFGLTIDPERLHEIRHSRMSNSRYSSLRQCRVEVKEVEMLYKKERIPYVNTTNHSVEEIATKILEETGLKRHMF from the coding sequence ATGTTACGTAAAGTATTCTATATCTCAGATGGGACAGCGATCACAGCAGAGGTATTCGGTCATGCAGTGCTTTCTCAGTTTCCACTTGAATTTGATGCACTTACAATTCCATTTGTAGAAACACAAGAAAAAGCAGAAGCAGTTAAGGCTCAAATAAATGATTGTTTTATTACAACAGGTGAGAGACCTCTAGTTTTCCATTCCATCGTAAAAGCTGAGATCAGAGACATCATCTATAGCAGTGAAGGCTTAGATTATGACTTTTTGAACACTTTTGTCGCGCCATTAGAGAAACAACTAGGTGTTGCTGCTGCCCCGGCACTACATCGTACTCACGGTAAAGCAAATGAAAGCTATGAGGCGCGTATCGATGCCATCAACTACGCCATGGAAAATGATGACGGCCAAACCATGAAGCATATGGATAAAGCTGACCTTATTTTATTGGGCGTATCCCGTTGTGGTAAAACGCCGTCGAGCCTCTACCTTTCTATGCAATTTGGTATAAAGGCTGCCAACTATCCTTTTACCGAAGATGATATGGATAACCTTAAGTTGCCAGAAGCCCTTAAGCGTAATAAACATAAGCTGTTTGGATTAACGATTGATCCTGAAAGGTTGCATGAAATTCGCCACAGTAGAATGTCTAACAGTCGTTACTCTTCACTGCGTCAATGCCGCGTGGAAGTGAAAGAAGTTGAAATGTTGTATAAGAAAGAGCGCATTCCGTATGTGAACACCACCAATCACTCTGTAGAAGAGATCGCCACCAAAATCTTAGAAGAAACTGGATTAAAGCGTCATATGTTCTAA
- a CDS encoding 3-deoxy-7-phosphoheptulonate synthase — MTIKTDELRTSLLCKVISPAQLASEYPLTQDAADYLVQQRHEVEAIINGEDQRLLVIIGPCSIHDTEAALDYAKRLAELHQQYKDDLCILMRVYFEKPRTTVGWKGLISDPDLDGSFSPNKGLRKARHLLQQITELKLPIATEFLDMVNGQYIADLITWGAIGARTTESQIHREMASALSCPVGFKNGTDGNIDIAVDAVRAAQAPHIFYSPDKDGAMAVYRTHGNPYGHIILRGGKQPNYHSDDIAKAAAQLDSVGVTQRMVVDFSHGNSRKMHKEQLNVADSIMQQMANGETAIAGIMAESFIEEGNQKVVAGEELIYGKSITDACIDWEDSKVLLSDLAKASRARIELLKQK; from the coding sequence ATGACCATTAAAACAGACGAACTCCGCACTTCCCTTTTATGTAAGGTAATTTCACCTGCACAACTCGCTTCTGAATATCCTTTAACGCAAGATGCCGCTGACTACCTAGTTCAGCAACGTCATGAGGTCGAAGCCATTATTAATGGTGAAGACCAACGTTTACTTGTGATTATTGGTCCTTGCTCAATCCATGACACAGAAGCGGCTCTAGATTACGCAAAACGCTTAGCTGAACTACACCAGCAATATAAAGATGATTTATGCATCTTAATGCGTGTCTATTTTGAGAAGCCTCGTACAACAGTCGGATGGAAAGGACTTATCTCAGATCCTGATCTAGACGGTAGCTTTAGCCCTAATAAAGGCCTACGTAAAGCACGTCATCTACTGCAGCAGATCACTGAGCTTAAGTTACCTATCGCGACAGAGTTTCTCGATATGGTAAACGGCCAGTACATCGCCGATCTGATTACTTGGGGCGCTATTGGTGCTCGTACGACTGAAAGTCAGATCCACCGTGAGATGGCTTCAGCGCTTTCTTGCCCTGTAGGCTTTAAAAACGGTACCGATGGTAATATCGATATCGCTGTTGATGCTGTTCGTGCCGCGCAAGCGCCGCACATCTTCTACTCTCCTGACAAAGATGGTGCAATGGCGGTTTACCGTACTCACGGTAACCCTTATGGCCACATCATCTTACGTGGTGGCAAACAGCCAAACTACCATAGCGACGATATCGCAAAAGCTGCGGCTCAGCTTGATAGCGTCGGTGTGACTCAGAGAATGGTTGTTGATTTCAGCCATGGCAATAGCCGTAAGATGCATAAAGAGCAGCTTAATGTCGCTGACTCAATCATGCAGCAAATGGCTAATGGCGAAACGGCTATCGCTGGCATTATGGCTGAAAGCTTTATCGAAGAAGGCAATCAAAAAGTGGTTGCAGGTGAAGAGCTCATCTACGGTAAGAGCATCACCGATGCTTGCATTGACTGGGAAGACTCAAAAGTCTTACTAAGTGATCTGGCTAAGGCTTCACGCGCAAGAATAGAATTGCTTAAGCAAAAATAA
- a CDS encoding GNAT family N-acetyltransferase produces the protein MLSYYIENKVHLSHWEPERTADFYTEERWKLSLVQSRVAFESGNEVKFAVINKQRTEVIGVCNFTNIVYGTFQACNLGSSIAKKHEGKGYMLESLEAAINYMFTVVGPHRIMANYIVGNERSGALLKRLGFENEGLAKSYLIPISIRS, from the coding sequence ATGCTGAGCTATTATATTGAAAATAAAGTCCACTTATCTCATTGGGAGCCCGAAAGAACCGCTGATTTTTATACGGAAGAGAGATGGAAACTGAGTTTGGTGCAGAGCCGAGTTGCTTTCGAATCGGGTAATGAAGTGAAATTTGCTGTGATCAATAAGCAAAGAACTGAAGTTATTGGAGTCTGTAACTTTACAAATATTGTCTACGGTACATTTCAAGCCTGTAATCTAGGTTCTTCCATTGCGAAGAAGCATGAAGGCAAAGGCTATATGTTGGAGAGCTTAGAGGCGGCAATAAACTACATGTTCACCGTTGTTGGCCCTCACAGAATAATGGCAAATTATATTGTAGGTAATGAACGCAGTGGCGCGTTGCTTAAACGATTGGGCTTTGAGAATGAAGGGTTAGCCAAATCATACCTTATACCAATCAGTATAAGAAGTTGA
- a CDS encoding acyl-CoA thioesterase, which translates to MPLTQTPTQFPDDVSLRIEQSEARVIKAVFPSITNHHNTLFGGEALAWMDETAFIAATRFCRKTLVTVSSDRIDFNKPIPAGSLAEIIARVIHVGNTSVKVEVNIFVEDMYQDLREHAIRGVFTFVAVDEQRKPTAVWPPHC; encoded by the coding sequence ATGCCTTTAACTCAAACTCCCACACAATTTCCCGATGATGTCTCGCTTCGAATCGAGCAATCTGAAGCCCGAGTCATCAAAGCTGTGTTCCCCTCTATTACTAATCATCACAATACCCTGTTTGGTGGTGAAGCATTGGCCTGGATGGATGAAACGGCCTTTATCGCAGCAACCCGCTTCTGCCGTAAAACCCTAGTAACCGTGAGTTCGGATAGAATCGACTTCAATAAGCCTATTCCAGCTGGAAGCCTAGCCGAAATCATTGCTCGCGTGATCCATGTGGGGAACACTTCTGTTAAAGTCGAAGTGAATATATTCGTAGAAGACATGTATCAAGACTTAAGGGAGCATGCTATTCGTGGTGTATTTACCTTTGTAGCGGTAGACGAGCAAAGAAAACCAACTGCAGTTTGGCCGCCCCATTGTTAA
- a CDS encoding response regulator transcription factor, with product MKPENLNIIIADDHPLFRNALRQALSSEFKNTQWFEADSADALQVLLENSDIEYDVVLLDLQMPGSHGYSTLIHLRTHFQDLPVVVISAHEDSLTISRAIHYGSSGFIPKSSSMETLAEALEAVLFGDVWLPQGVELQEIDEDDTNQMASKLADLTPQQYKVLQMFAEGLLNKQIAYDLGVSEATIKAHATAIFRKLGVRNRTQAVIALQQLEMEKVDI from the coding sequence ATGAAGCCTGAAAATTTAAATATTATTATCGCCGACGACCATCCATTATTTCGAAATGCGCTTAGGCAAGCTTTATCGTCTGAGTTTAAAAATACACAATGGTTTGAAGCAGATAGCGCCGATGCGCTACAAGTTCTACTCGAAAATAGCGACATTGAATATGATGTAGTGTTATTAGATCTACAGATGCCTGGCTCCCATGGCTATTCGACGCTGATCCACCTAAGAACTCATTTTCAAGACTTACCTGTAGTCGTTATCTCTGCCCATGAAGATAGCCTCACTATCAGTCGTGCCATCCACTATGGTAGCTCAGGCTTCATTCCAAAGTCTTCTTCGATGGAAACCTTAGCCGAAGCTCTAGAAGCTGTGTTATTTGGCGACGTTTGGTTACCCCAAGGTGTTGAACTCCAAGAGATCGATGAAGATGATACCAACCAGATGGCCAGCAAACTTGCCGATCTCACCCCACAGCAATATAAAGTCTTGCAAATGTTTGCCGAAGGCCTGCTCAATAAGCAGATCGCTTATGATCTAGGGGTGTCTGAAGCAACCATTAAAGCTCACGCAACGGCAATATTTAGAAAGCTAGGAGTAAGAAACCGAACTCAAGCAGTGATTGCGTTGCAACAGCTAGAGATGGAAAAGGTCGATATCTAA
- a CDS encoding NAD(P)/FAD-dependent oxidoreductase, which translates to MSEPRCNSYYNATINEETQYPELEGELRVDVVIVGGGFTGVATALELSEKGYKVALLEANKIGWGATGRNGGQVTGSLSGDEAMTKQLRSRIGSDAEQYVWNMRWRGHEIIKERVKKYDIACDLKFGHLHTAYKPSHLKELEKTYAEACLRGMESELAMLNKPELADYIDTPLYHGGLLNKRNMHLHSVNLCIGEARAAESLGSLIFEHSAVVDIDDGTLATVTTAKGKVVANRVVLAGNAYHKLARKKLRGMLFPASLGNCATAQLSPELAMSLIPKDVAVYDTRFVLDYYRLTADNRLMFGGGTNYSGRDSKDVAGELRPAIERTFPQLKGVDIEFGWTGMAGIVLNRIPQLGKVSPNVYYCQGYSGHGVATSHIMGEIMANAVAGELQEFDLFAQMSHYRIPLNEWFGNQALALGMMYYKVMENFR; encoded by the coding sequence ATGTCTGAGCCACGCTGCAACTCGTATTATAACGCTACGATCAATGAGGAAACCCAATATCCAGAGCTAGAGGGGGAGCTTAGAGTCGATGTAGTAATAGTTGGTGGAGGCTTTACTGGGGTCGCGACGGCGTTAGAGCTCTCAGAGAAAGGCTATAAAGTTGCCTTGCTCGAGGCGAATAAAATTGGTTGGGGCGCGACAGGTCGCAATGGTGGTCAGGTAACGGGAAGCCTTTCTGGCGATGAGGCGATGACAAAACAGCTTAGAAGCCGGATCGGTAGTGATGCAGAGCAGTATGTTTGGAATATGCGCTGGCGTGGGCATGAGATCATTAAAGAACGAGTCAAAAAGTATGATATTGCCTGTGACTTAAAGTTTGGTCATCTGCATACAGCCTACAAGCCTAGCCACTTAAAAGAGCTTGAAAAAACCTATGCCGAAGCGTGCCTTAGAGGTATGGAAAGTGAATTGGCTATGCTGAACAAACCGGAATTAGCCGATTATATTGATACGCCTTTATATCACGGCGGACTACTTAACAAACGCAATATGCATCTACACTCGGTTAACCTTTGTATTGGTGAGGCGAGGGCTGCAGAAAGCCTTGGGTCATTAATTTTTGAGCATTCTGCAGTTGTAGATATCGATGATGGCACATTAGCAACGGTGACGACAGCCAAAGGTAAAGTGGTGGCTAATCGGGTAGTGTTAGCTGGTAATGCATATCATAAACTTGCTCGTAAAAAATTACGCGGCATGTTGTTTCCTGCATCCTTGGGTAATTGTGCGACGGCTCAGCTATCACCAGAACTGGCGATGAGTTTAATTCCCAAAGATGTTGCCGTATACGACACTCGTTTCGTGCTGGATTATTATCGTTTAACTGCCGATAACCGTTTGATGTTTGGCGGTGGTACTAATTATTCGGGTCGAGATTCCAAAGACGTTGCTGGAGAGTTACGACCCGCGATTGAGCGGACCTTTCCACAACTTAAAGGCGTGGATATTGAGTTTGGTTGGACGGGTATGGCGGGGATAGTGCTTAATCGTATCCCTCAGTTAGGCAAAGTGTCACCCAATGTGTATTACTGCCAAGGTTATTCAGGACATGGTGTAGCGACATCGCATATTATGGGGGAAATTATGGCTAATGCTGTAGCCGGAGAGCTGCAAGAGTTTGATTTGTTTGCACAGATGTCCCATTACCGGATCCCACTTAATGAATGGTTTGGTAATCAAGCTTTAGCGCTGGGGATGATGTATTACAAGGTGATGGAAAACTTCCGCTAA
- a CDS encoding hybrid sensor histidine kinase/response regulator, which translates to MNLTVLVGTIAIVYVLLLFLIAWGAERWFGGITKRIQTWVYGLSLAVYCSSWSFLGTVGQSAQDLWSFLPIFIGPILIFTFGFSLLRKMVIVSKAQNITSVADFIAARYGKSQLLAAIVTFIALFGIMPYIALQLKAMVFSLNLFQPYGELFDGAKVSLIITAILAIFAILFGTRKLDATEHNPGMMLAIAFESLVKLGAFLLVGIVISFGVFDGFGDIWQQATERDLINEPNIRLESLTPELLVGMAAFLCMPRQFHVMMVECENESTILKARWLFPLYLVLFGMFVAPLALAGQLLLGDAVAADTYVINLPLALNQPWLAVVALLGTLSAATGMVIVAVVTISVMVSNEWLVPLMLRTGQIREKNFSQFSQLLLNARRLAIVLILGLGYFSYLSFMDSDSLSSLGMLSFGAFAQLAPALIGGMYWKHGNRSGVFLGLAVGFSCWCYILLQGVVNSPTIVTSEFVLLESITPNVRDILIALLANCACYMLGSIWFRAGVAERMQASAFVTPGQLKKDINRKSSPVSQQDLLILASRFVSPTRAYESFSAFSEEAVKSDSWHKVAPPELIAHTEHMLAGVLGASSASLVLDSVLQGRDLALDEVFSLVDEASSKIILSQDMLRGAIEHAYEGMSVVDKDLNLVAWNYKYAELYNYPEHFLQAGMPISDVVRFNAARGFCGVGDIEAQVEKRVQHMRNGTPHVSERQRKDGKVIKIQGNPMPSGGFVMTFTDITQYRLQAKALQQANETLEARVQERTYELSMLNSKLLEAKAQEEMANASKSRFLAAVGHDLMQPLNAARLFTASLSQYPNLDQEGKTTLNHVNSSLKIAGELLTDLLDISKLDSDMVEVNRRDFAIADLIDGLAVEFDAMSKDCLIKFNYVPSSATINSDASLLRRVLQNFLTNAYRYAKGNRVLLGCRRRGDELEIQVIDTGCGIDESETTEIFKEFKRLDNPESKSVSGLGLGLAIADRISRVLSHEINVRSELGKGSMFSIRVPIGKENTAPKLKKEPSLLQPLAGVKVLCIDNEEAILAGLESLLSRWQCEVICASDLADARIKLGLKGVAPDIILADYHLDNDQNGVDAMDGIRNLYGEHLPGILITANTQKELIDDMQRRGYHYMAKMVKPAALRALISSLVRKK; encoded by the coding sequence ATGAACTTGACCGTGTTAGTTGGCACCATTGCCATTGTTTATGTGCTGCTGCTGTTTCTAATCGCTTGGGGCGCTGAGCGCTGGTTTGGCGGCATCACTAAACGCATACAAACTTGGGTCTATGGTTTAAGTCTCGCAGTATACTGTTCATCATGGAGTTTTCTTGGAACGGTAGGGCAATCTGCTCAGGATCTGTGGTCATTTCTGCCTATCTTTATCGGTCCAATCTTAATATTTACTTTTGGCTTTAGCTTACTACGTAAGATGGTGATTGTTTCTAAGGCACAGAATATCACCTCTGTTGCAGATTTTATTGCCGCACGCTATGGCAAGTCACAGCTTCTCGCCGCGATTGTTACCTTCATAGCCCTGTTTGGAATAATGCCTTATATCGCACTGCAGCTTAAAGCTATGGTGTTTAGTCTTAATCTTTTTCAGCCCTATGGTGAGTTATTCGATGGGGCTAAAGTATCACTAATTATCACTGCCATCTTGGCCATTTTTGCCATTTTATTTGGTACGAGAAAACTTGACGCAACTGAACATAACCCTGGCATGATGTTGGCGATCGCCTTTGAGTCTCTGGTGAAGCTCGGAGCGTTCTTGCTGGTAGGTATTGTGATTAGTTTCGGTGTCTTTGATGGTTTTGGCGATATCTGGCAGCAAGCCACAGAGCGAGACTTAATTAATGAGCCCAATATTCGCTTAGAGTCGCTTACGCCTGAGTTACTGGTTGGGATGGCGGCTTTTCTCTGTATGCCACGCCAGTTTCACGTGATGATGGTGGAGTGTGAAAATGAGAGCACTATACTTAAAGCGCGCTGGTTATTTCCACTCTACTTAGTGTTGTTTGGCATGTTCGTCGCGCCGTTAGCATTGGCTGGGCAGCTTTTACTGGGTGACGCAGTTGCAGCCGATACGTATGTAATAAACCTTCCTTTAGCTCTTAATCAGCCCTGGCTTGCGGTCGTAGCGCTCTTAGGGACGCTTTCTGCGGCAACTGGCATGGTGATTGTCGCCGTAGTAACCATTAGTGTGATGGTGAGTAATGAGTGGTTAGTGCCATTGATGCTGCGTACTGGTCAGATAAGAGAGAAAAATTTTAGCCAGTTTTCCCAATTGCTACTTAACGCAAGACGTTTGGCAATCGTTCTGATTTTGGGGCTTGGTTACTTTAGCTATCTATCATTTATGGATAGTGACTCGCTTTCATCACTGGGTATGCTCTCTTTTGGCGCTTTTGCTCAGTTAGCACCTGCGCTTATAGGTGGTATGTACTGGAAGCATGGAAATCGCAGTGGTGTATTTTTAGGGCTTGCAGTGGGTTTTAGTTGTTGGTGCTACATCTTATTACAAGGTGTGGTGAACTCGCCGACGATTGTCACTTCTGAGTTTGTACTGCTTGAATCGATTACGCCTAATGTGCGCGACATTCTCATTGCGTTATTAGCAAACTGTGCCTGTTATATGTTGGGCTCTATCTGGTTTAGAGCTGGAGTGGCAGAGCGAATGCAGGCGAGCGCATTTGTAACCCCTGGACAACTTAAGAAAGATATTAATAGAAAGAGTAGCCCGGTTTCACAGCAAGACTTACTTATTTTAGCCAGTCGCTTTGTGAGCCCTACTCGCGCCTACGAGAGCTTTTCTGCATTCTCAGAAGAGGCGGTAAAAAGTGATAGCTGGCATAAAGTGGCGCCGCCAGAACTTATCGCCCATACAGAGCATATGTTAGCCGGAGTATTAGGGGCTTCTAGCGCCTCCTTGGTGCTTGACTCTGTGCTACAAGGACGTGATTTAGCCCTAGATGAAGTGTTTAGCTTGGTCGATGAAGCCTCCTCGAAGATAATTTTAAGCCAAGATATGCTACGTGGCGCTATAGAGCACGCCTATGAAGGCATGAGTGTGGTTGATAAAGATCTTAATTTGGTGGCTTGGAACTATAAATACGCAGAGCTATATAATTATCCTGAGCATTTCCTCCAAGCTGGGATGCCAATTAGCGACGTGGTGCGCTTTAATGCAGCCCGAGGATTTTGTGGTGTAGGAGACATAGAGGCGCAAGTTGAAAAGCGAGTACAACATATGCGCAATGGCACGCCACACGTTTCCGAGCGGCAACGCAAAGATGGCAAGGTTATTAAAATTCAAGGCAACCCAATGCCCAGTGGTGGTTTTGTGATGACCTTTACCGATATTACTCAATATCGTCTGCAAGCCAAAGCACTGCAGCAAGCAAACGAAACTTTAGAGGCCAGAGTTCAAGAGCGTACCTATGAGCTATCTATGCTCAATAGCAAGCTGCTTGAGGCTAAGGCTCAAGAGGAGATGGCTAATGCGTCTAAAAGTCGCTTCTTAGCAGCAGTAGGTCATGATTTAATGCAGCCGTTAAATGCAGCACGGCTGTTTACCGCCTCTTTATCGCAATATCCAAATCTCGATCAAGAGGGGAAAACGACCCTCAACCATGTTAACAGCTCACTGAAGATTGCAGGAGAGCTGCTTACCGACCTATTGGATATCTCTAAGCTTGACTCCGATATGGTAGAAGTTAATCGACGTGATTTTGCTATTGCTGATTTAATCGATGGTTTAGCGGTCGAGTTTGATGCAATGTCTAAGGATTGTTTAATCAAATTTAACTATGTCCCAAGCTCGGCAACCATCAATTCAGATGCGAGTCTGTTGCGACGTGTACTGCAAAATTTCCTAACAAATGCTTATCGGTACGCTAAGGGCAATCGAGTCTTATTAGGTTGTCGACGCCGTGGTGATGAACTGGAGATCCAAGTTATAGACACAGGTTGTGGTATCGATGAGAGTGAAACAACCGAGATTTTTAAAGAGTTTAAACGGCTGGATAACCCTGAGAGCAAGAGTGTGAGCGGCTTAGGGTTAGGCTTAGCGATTGCAGATAGGATCAGCCGAGTGCTATCCCATGAGATCAATGTCAGATCTGAACTGGGTAAAGGCTCTATGTTCTCTATTCGAGTACCAATAGGTAAAGAAAATACTGCACCTAAACTTAAAAAAGAGCCTTCATTGTTACAGCCTCTAGCGGGAGTTAAGGTGCTGTGTATCGATAACGAGGAGGCAATTTTAGCCGGACTTGAGAGTTTATTAAGCCGTTGGCAGTGCGAAGTGATATGTGCAAGTGATTTGGCTGATGCTCGCATCAAGCTCGGATTAAAAGGGGTAGCCCCCGATATTATCCTTGCTGACTATCATTTGGATAACGATCAAAATGGTGTCGATGCCATGGACGGTATTAGAAACCTGTATGGTGAGCACCTACCAGGTATTTTGATCACCGCCAACACCCAAAAGGAGTTGATAGACGATATGCAGCGCCGTGGTTATCATTATATGGCAAAGATGGTCAAGCCTGCCGCTTTAAGGGCATTAATCTCAAGCCTAGTAAGGAAAAAATAA